In Carassius auratus strain Wakin chromosome 41, ASM336829v1, whole genome shotgun sequence, the DNA window GATTGAATTcttatgcagttattaatgaagttattagaaagaaaGCGATTGGCctttaagttgctacactatTTAGGTGATAAAATCGCCAGGGCatctttttgtgcaaactgcgtgaCCGTTTTGACTGTTAACTATgtgaagtgatatggaactgtaatgcggtcacAATATTCTTTTCAGACTGTCATAGCTCACTAAATATTGCAGGACAGTAGCAGTTTCTAACAGATGTGCTTGCAACCAAAGTTGCATTATAATGGTTTTGCTTTGCAGACATTTGCTTTTCCTCAACAACACAATAATTACACACATCTCCCTCTTGTGTGTAATTATTGTGTTGTTGAgaatatttttgtctttgttaGATTGAAGGAAATTGAACGAATTAAAGTAGCAGCAAAGAAGATGTTGACACAGGTAGTCCACTCCATTTATCAGACTCTGGTTCTGAAAGCGACACAGATGTTGAAGCTGATAGAGGTAAGCATTTAGAACTCAATAATCCTCATTTACATGCAGtacatgatttttatatttatagttttgatTGGTTACACTCATATAGGCAAATAATTTCCCTAGACTGCTTCATAAGACTGATTTAGTTATAGTATACATTTGTTCCAAATCCTTTTATGAATGTTGTTAGATGTACTTTTGACCTTCCTAGCTTAGAGCcaaatacatttaaactttttggatttCAGTGTAAGCATATCACTGTTAAGAATATGAAACAGGAAttaagcaaaacaaataaaagcagcattCAAATTTCATACTAATTGAAAGGTTTGTATTGGAGCACATTCTCTAAACTCTCCATCAAAGAATTTCCATCACATCATGAAAACGATCCTTTACTCTTTCTGTGCAAAAGATTCTGAGCTACAATAAAGGCTGAGGTTTGGTATCAAAGTTCAAACTCTTATGAGAAAGACAAGAAAAGTACTAACTCTCCCTGAGAAACACCCATATACTTTAGCATTATCTGAAAGTGCTCAGCCTTTCCTTTGAATGACTTCCTTGTTATTTATCTGTAAAACAGTTAGCCTGTAActgttgataattttttttaatgtttgatattAAGGCTGTATTTGCGGAGGAGGTGGGGTGTTTGTTGGAGAAGAAGACATCTCTGAACAGGTTGGAAGGCTGTCAGGAGTATATAGCAGCTTTTATTGACAAGATCCTATGCACAGAGGGCCACTGCCTCCTGGTCCACGCAAAAAGGGTAAGCTGTTCTGTTTTTTTGCTTATTGCTTGTATATCATATACATATCATAATACATTGTATTACATAATACATTCATACTGATTATgtaaaagacccccccccccccccaagatttatttgtatattcatatttttcatgtGTCGTTACTCTATTTGTGACTAAAACTTGAATTCATTCAGATCCTAAATGTTTGTTTAGCCCCCTGCCATATGTTTTGTGTTTCTAACTCAGATTGAGACCCAGGGGAAAAAGCTTCTGTCCCAGAAGGCAAACGCCCCCGAGACCATGATTGAACTGCACCTTCAGATTCAGAATGAGCTCTGCCAGCACATTATGAAATTTGGTAAAATAAAACTTGCCacttttttattagaaaaatgcATCTTCGTTTTATAAAAATCTATGAATCTAAcatctttttctttcttaattATCTTTTTTGCCCAGGATTTTTGAGGATTAGAAAGGTTCATGTCCCATTTACCACTCAGAGAACTGATTCCACTCAGTTAGACTCTGTGTCTGGGAAAAGCTCAAATCCTAATTCTCCTATAACTGCTGATTTTCATCCTGCACCCAGATCCTCAAGTGTAGATGCACAGGTTCCTGGTGAATGGATTTTCAACAGCTCTGCACTGCGTCCCTGTGCCTCCTCTAGGACTGTGCAAATGAACCAGTCCCTTCATAGAGTGCTTGATCCATCTCAACCCAGCCAGCCATCTCATTCTAACCAGGCCCACTCTGCATGTAACAGTGTTGCCTCATCCCAACCGAATCAATCTAAACGTTCCTCTTCAGACCTTCATAGTTCATCTTCCTCACCATCTGTCCAAGTCCAGTCTCATGAAGTCATGCCTCAGCAATCCAAACATGCTTACAGTCCCTCACTGAACCCATATTTTCCTCAGTCTGCTTCTAAACCTCACATTCATTATTCTCCGTCTGTTTATTCTCAGCCTCTTCTTCCACTCATGAGCTGCACAGCATCTCAAATAAACAATAACTCTGAGTCAGCCAAACGTGGGAAGGCTGATTGCCCCACCATGCAGGTCTCTCAAACACACTTACTCACCCGCCCATTACCAGTCAACAATCAAACACCTGTAACAACTCATCCAATACCAGTCAACAATCAAACACCTGTAACAACTCATCCAATACCAGTCAACAACCAAACACTCACACCAACTCATCCAATACAAACCAACAACCAAATACCTGTACCAACTCATACAGCACCCATCAACAACCAAACACCCATACAAATTCACCCTATGCCATCCAGCAACCAAACACCTATACTAACTCATCAAACATCAGCCAACAACCAAACACTCATGCCAACTCATCCAATGCTAGCAAACAGCCAAACACCCCTACAAACTCATCAAACAGCAGTCAACAACCAAAAACAACCAATTTCAGTCAACAACCAAACACCCATACTAACTCATCCAGTACCACCCAACAACCAAATGCCTGTATTAATTCAACCAATGCCAGCCAACAACCAATCAACCATACTAACCCATTCTTTACCAATTTGCAACCAAGCACTCATACTGACCCATCCAATACAAACCAATTTCATGGGGCCTGGACATTCTTTTTCTATGCAACCCAATATTCCCTTAACTGTCCTTTCAACCATAAACACACTTTCTTTAAATGACGCTACTGCAGCCAATGGCCCTTGTGCACCAAATCCCTCCAGTACAATTTCTAATGCCATCCCAAGCACAGCTAGTGGTTCTTTACTTCCTGTAAACCCAATGTCTTCTGCTACCATTAGTGGCAACAACACCCACCAGAGTAAGAGCAGCACCTACAATAGCATTACCGTCCCAGTCAAGGCCTTGGCTGATTCTGCCTGTGATCAGGATGCAGACGTGAGCAGCACGAATTTCACTGATACGGATCATCTGGAGAGCAACTTGCACACCTCCCTTGTGTCAGAGACCGCTCCAAAAAAACCTTCACCAGATCCTGCCCACTCCTCTGGCCCATCCAACATTCACCAGGATTATCTCTCCACCATCACAGAAAAATGCTCAAGGCAAACTCTAGACAATCAGCCATCGACCAAGGACTACTCTAGACCAAAACACTGGAGCGTTGGAATGCCGACAACTTTCCGTCAGCTTGTAGAGACAACAAGCATACCTGTCACGTCCAAAGACAATCTGAACACCACACCTCCAGCGGATTCAACTCCTTGTAGCACATCAGAAGACCTTGACGGGGAGGTTGGTGGATGTTTGGTTCTTACAGATAGAAGTATGGAGAGTTGTATGTCAGAGATCGGTGTTTCACTCAAAAGCTTTCTTTTCTTACTAGAGGACAACTCATGACAAGACTGTCAGAAGTGCCTTTGACTACAGGGAGGTGAAAAAAGAAGACAATGAATCTTCAGGTGATTTTCTTCTCAAAAGAGTTGCCAGAAGTATAGTGTTTGTTTTCCTTACTCATTTCTTTTTTGCTGCTTCTTCTCTATCTTTTAGTAACGCTGGAACACTTCAGGAGACAAATCAAACAACTCAAGAGGTGGACtcagtatatagtatatagtatagtatTGGTTGAAGACCTTCTTCTTAGTGTAATCTATAGTGCTTATTTACATCCTTCCTGCATCACATTAATTATTAACCTCCTTTATGTCACAAATAATGTttgtaataacaattaataatgttattaatagtGTTAATACTATTTACACTACCTTcctaaagtttttgaaagaagtctctttgctcaccgaggctgtatttatttaatcaacatTTTAAGAGTAACACTGTGATTttatattagtacaatttaaaataaccattgttttcttttgtattccattttaatgtattttaaaatgaaatttattcatgtgattcagaagccattactctagtcttcagtgtcgctTGATCCTTTttagctgatttggtgctaaagaaacatattttttattaatgttgaaaacggttgtgctgcctaatgtttttgtgaaaaccgtgATGCATTCTTTAATGAtcccttgatgaatagaaaaagttcaaaagtacaacagttatttgaaatataaatatttgagtaacttaattatatgtcacttttgatcaaataaatgtgtcctcgctgaataaaagtctTTGTTTGACCGGGGACCTCTGTTTTCTGTTCAATAGGTCTCTACGTGTTTCTCTTGAGTGTCTGCCCATCTCTCTGCCTCCAAGTGGACAGCCACTCCCAGAGTTCCACCTCACTACAGACGCCTCCACAGGTCACACATTCGTGCAGGAATCCCAGGGCGGACAGGTAAGGACTGGACACTTAGAGCTGGAAAGACCTGAGAACATATGACTCTTGCTAAATAAAGCCATGTTAGCACCACAGCTATTATCAGTTGTGCCCTGTTCTTCCCCAGGTTTACCAGGTGTGGAGATGGCATAAAGATCCATTACCATCTAGATCCTCTTCTTGCTCTGTATCCCAAGACAGCGACAGCTCCTCGGCATCTGACGTAGAGTTCTGTGCCGTGTGTCTGTCTGCAGGAGCTCCACTCCTGTGTGCAAAATGTGGCTATGCTTTTCACTATGACTGTCACATCCCACCAATTCTCAAAAAACCTTGGTGAGACCGTCGGAAACGTACATTTTATCACACTGTACAATTCTTGATTTTAGAGTATCTATGATTTATAAGACTTCGGAGTTTGATAAGCTTGCGCGTTTAAgaacaataactgttttcttcGTCCACTATTTGAGTCTTGGTGTATTTCTTTTCTCTTGCAGTAAGGACTGGGTGTGTTTGCTATGCCAGGATGTAAATGAGACCGTTGTGTATGGCAGTGAGGAGATGAGGACGCCTAATCTGAGTCTGGAAGATCAAAGAGTGAGACACCACCAGCCTGAAAGAATCTGCATTCATAGCTACACTTTTTAAAAGGATATTTTAGGAGAGGATTGTAGTTTAGTATAATGTCATGCCACGTATTTTATCTCTTGTcctaaaatgatataaaaaaaatcacaccaaTATAATGTCATCTATTCTGTTCAGAAGTGTGAGAAGCTTCTCTTTGGTCTCCTGTGTGAGGAGAACAAGAGCCTGCTCTTCAGCGCCACCAAGGTAAATACACAACAAATGTTGTATTTAGCATAACTTGAGCTTCTTTAGTCCACAATTCacttttttaacagtaaaatgtGAAACCATCACAAATACTGATGATCCtccaatattacaataatattattccAGATAGTTTATTGAAtggtcaatgacaaataagaatgTGCAAGGTAAAGATATGGTTGATTTAGCTTGTGCTatgtttttagaaatatatattttttgtattcatgctgttatataataaataatttttttttttacaatttttaacgaaagtttaaatttaattaaaaaaagatcatgtggtgtaaatatcaattaaaaacatattttcattacACCTTGAATACTTGCAAGAGTTTAAATCTTAATgttcaaattgtattttattttttataaatgttatatatataatatatatggatgtaaaaaaatatgtgtaataataatacaattatatattcttAATTATAATGTACCACctgacattttacaacctgaactaACTTTTTTATAAGCCATTTTATAAGCAAATTATTAGATATATTAATAGACTTACTGAACTTGATACATAGTCATTTTCAATCTTCAGTCGTTTCTTTATTTGCCTGAATGCTTCtgcctctgtcacaccacaaggTTTTGTAGTTTGCTTCACATTTGAACgtgtttttgaataaatcaaTAGATCCAGATTAAAAATGACCTCATGagctgtgctttgtttttaaagaatcacTCAAAAACAGCCGAATTTGATATAATACTCGGCCGACTCCTGGGGAAACGGAAGCCGCCTTATCGGACAGTTGCTGAGCTGGtgtcagatgtttggactctttttgACATCTTGATGATGAACTCGGAGGTAAATCACTGCCATTCAGCTGATCACTGCTAAGCTTCAAACCTAATTATCATCGCATTGAATGTTATACAATAACAACATGCTCTTTTTGTTATTTCTACAGAGGAAAAACATGGTTGCCAAACTTAAACAGTCTTTCCAGCACCAGCTGAATGAATCTTTTGGGAAGAGTCTCCATGCTTCTCTCCTAAATCACTCAAGCAGCAAAGATCCAAGCAGAACACCAGAGACAGAGACTGAACAGGAGAAGCACAGAAACACTTTGAAACGCATGAGAGAGTTTTTCACGGCGAACTGTGGCACAGCTGCAAAGAAATCCTGCACTGATAAAGGGAAGGAAAAGGATGGCTGTGAAGATAATTACAGCTGCTGAATATTAAAGCCTTAGTCATGACTTTTGAAAATTCTTCTGTATTCTCTTGTGAAGTGGGAACCAGACCAATTTCTGTTTATTATTGTAGTTTGCTTATTTAGATTTAACTTTAAGTAAGATGTGTATTAAACAGATTATTTTTATCCAAGGTCACATTTCTTTCTCTAGTCACTTTATTCCTTGATCTGTCACGGGACTCAAATTATTAGCATCAATGTTGTCATGTAGCTCTGATGCCAGCAGAGGGCGCGATGGTCCTGTGGTTGCATGACGTTGCTCTGTTTTCAATGTGACTTGATCGTTAGCGCTTATTAAAACAATCATCACTGCATCAGTCTCACATATAGGCCTTTACCTAACTCATAATAACcctatatttaacttttttgtgtTATTTGCTCCACCCACTACCATTGGTGCTGCAATAATGTGAAATATCGAATTAAAATGGTTgatgatttttaatttaattctttctttaggttataataagtggaattttaagatttaaattcTAAAGCGGGGGCCTGGTTAAATAACATCGttaggtaaatatatatatatatatatatatatatatatatatatatatatatatatatatatataggaaatgtagttaaaaagactaaaaataaaaacgtaaaaattATACCTTCATATTACTTTTGAATGGTCGGTTTAAATAAAAGTCAGTCTCTAGAATATATTTATGGCATAAATTGTAGTTGTATCCCAACTATtttgttataaaacattttaaaaccttttttattgcTGTATCTCTTGCGTTAGCTTTAGGGCGGTTTGAGTGGATTGTGGTggaaagacgaaaaaaaaaaaccttgctgttGATGTAGCCAAAGTCTCTGATGTAGCTTGTGGACGTCTAACTGGGCTGATCACGTGGCTACTTTAGATTTTAGCGGTTTGCTAATGCGAACAGGCGCACTGTTCTCTGATTGGTTTAATGTCGACTCAGCTTCCATAAGCCCCACccactgtttttatatatatagttgaagAAGCTTGAGAAGCTTACACTCCACACTCAAGTCATTCACGGTCTTCACTCGGTGAAATGGTTGTTCTGGACAAACCAAATCTTCAGTTGGGCAGCAAAACGATGGATGGAAATCAACACAAAGAGGCAAATGTTCTGCTGCTTGGTGCAGAAAATGTTGGGAAATCAGGTGAGCACAAAACTGAACTTGACTTTAAATACAGAAATTTATGTCATGCTTCTTTAGTCTACTTTGTTTAGCTTGcgaataataatgtattatattttttggtttgCAGCCCTCACTGTGCGATTTCTCACCAAAAGGTTCATCGGAGAATATGGGGACATTGGTAAGTTAAATTAGATATAGCCAACTATAATACCATTCATAAAAGCATacatgttgttcattttaatttcgATATGCTCTCTTTCAGAATCAATATACAGTCATATTGACAAGACTGATGGGCGAGAGATAGCCTTAAATATTTGGGACTCCCTGTATCCACAGGTATGGCGTGTATTTTGTTAGAAATATTACTAGAATGCATAAAGAGGTCAAATTGTGTTATGTTAATTAATTTGATAGgttctgttaataataataattaattcctTGACTCATTCTTGGTCGGTCAGTTTGTTTTATTctgataagataaaaaaaaaataaagttagtcCAAATAAATTTTTACTCGTTGGCTATTAGGAAAAATCGGTGTGAAAAAtcggtgtaaaaaaaaataaataaaattttttctatattttacatTAGTATTCTAAGTATTCACCATGAATGTTCACCATGGAGTCAAAAAAATGGTTTGAGTgtcaattttatattttgttgaaaaatgtaattgtttatttatgttaatttattaagCTTTTTTTTGTCCTAGATTGATAggctatttattatattaaaatagagctagggtaaatacaataaataaataaaataaaaaactgtatataATCTGAAATTCTACCTACAGCACCAAAGAAAAGTTTAAACAATTGACTGAATTTATATTTCTAATGAGCCAGCATACTTTTTAATCTGAGGAAATATgcttaaatacattaaatttgatttacTGACTAATAAAATGCTACCTATGAATTAAAGAATGAAGGAAAAGCCTAATAATTAGCCAAATATAGTGACAATAATAATCATATTGAATTTTATACTATATGCAGGTGTGAAGttgacatttttgtcatttttaattttgcTGGAAATATAGATTGCCAacagcatttattgcatttattcagGTTTTTAGATCATCCTTTCTTGTTGAAGTTGATGTGATCTGACCCTCTGAATTCTGACTCTCCAGAGCTGTGAAACAACTGAATCCATCAGTGACAAGCAGCTGCAGTGGGCAGACGGTGTGATCCTGGTCTACAGCATCTGCGATCGCTCCAGCTTTGAGGTGGTCCGGCAACAGGTGCAGCTCATCCGCCGGACTCGGAAGCTGTCCGCATCTACCCCAATCATCATCGTGGGGAACAAGCGAGACCTGCTGCATCAGAGAGCCGTGTCGAGCGAGGAGGGCAGACTGTTCGCCCTCTCGGCAGACTGCGGTTTCTTCGAGATCTCGGCGGCTGAAACTTACCACGGTGTGCTGCTGGTTTTTAACGAAATCCTGGACCTCATCAAGGAGTCCAAAGCACTTAAAAAGGGAATGGTTGGAATCAAGGGTATAGTCAGAAGCGTGTCCGCAGTGTTTGGAAAGAAACGAGAGTGAAGAACTGTTGAAGATGATGAGCGAGATGAAGATATGAGGCCCCTGGCAGCCTAGCATCTAAATAGCTGAGAAGAGGACCCCGGCTGATGGGTTTTTGGGGCCGAAGGAAGTCACTTTTGCCTTGTTAACCTTAATGGATGCTGGAAGGAAGAAGTATGAGAAGACAGTATGTTAAAAGTTCAGAGCCCAGTGTTATGGTGAAGAAAAGTATATGATGTTTGTTACAGCAAGGTGATAAAAGATGTGCTGGAAATAAGTGATCCTGGGCTTTGATGTAAGTTGGTCACTGGGTATGTGTATTGAAATAAACCAAGAGATGGCCCGGATCTGTTCTTGTCATTTCTCACAGAAAGATCTGTCAGCTCTGAACAAATGATTTAGACCAATTCAAGTGAGCTTCTGCTTCGGATTTCAGATGCCTGAAATATAGAGATGGACTTTATCTGCACTGCATTGTTCCCATTTGAGCCTCCACTGCCATTTAgatgtaaattattaaatgttgcaATTGAGAGGAGACTGTGTAGTAAAATGTAGGTATTTGATGTATATATTGTAATTTCCATAACATCATttcctggatagtttttttttaggttggtGGTAGTATAAATGCAACTTGAGTAAAGGCATGTTCACACTGAGGGTGATAACTGTAACCATAAACTTTAATTAATCATTCTAATGAATGATACAAACACTACTGCtggacagccaatcagaatcaacatGACTTGAGCTTTTATTGTCCATCGGTGTGTATGCCAACATAGTTACAGTTAAAGTTCTCGTTAGAATTTTCTTTCTTGGTGTGAACTTAAGAGTGAGATATTAAGAGTGTCTGTACATGTTattgacttgtatatattttaatctttcaCTTTTGTATATAACTACGCTGCCTTTTTGTTAGACCTTTTTTGGAATGTTTTCATTGCTTGTATCTCAACTATTGACtcaataaagtgaaaaaaaaaaaaaaaaca includes these proteins:
- the trim33l gene encoding E3 ubiquitin-protein ligase TRIM33, giving the protein MFTPHQTGRPASPHPVLQSVYGRCAVCKVHLNSSADPRLLPCLHIVCNSCLTKICTDGATRDCPLCAQSFCLSEVTECAIFEDTSNNNKIPKCAGCEESEVSGWCVQCEEALCLDCTSAHHRVKVTRDHEVTPKKPPTGWIQRRPCPSHTQESLRFFCLVCEELTCKDCQLITHRGHSFVQQEEAVGSQRQQLQSLLDSIKHQKDTVISSLLLLEARLKEIERIKVAAKKMLTQVVHSIYQTLVLKATQMLKLIEAVFAEEVGCLLEKKTSLNRLEGCQEYIAAFIDKILCTEGHCLLVHAKRIETQGKKLLSQKANAPETMIELHLQIQNELCQHIMKFGFLRIRKVHVPFTTQRTDSTQLDSVSGKSSNPNSPITADFHPAPRSSSVDAQVPGEWIFNSSALRPCASSRTVQMNQSLHRVLDPSQPSQPSHSNQAHSACNSVASSQPNQSKRSSSDLHSSSSSPSVQVQSHEVMPQQSKHAYSPSLNPYFPQSASKPHIHYSPSVYSQPLLPLMSCTASQINNNSESAKRGKADCPTMQVSQTHLLTRPLPVNNQTPVTTHPIPVNNQTPVTTHPIPVNNQTLTPTHPIQTNNQIPVPTHTAPINNQTPIQIHPMPSSNQTPILTHQTSANNQTLMPTHPMLANSQTPLQTHQTAVNNQKQPISVNNQTPILTHPVPPNNQMPVLIQPMPANNQSTILTHSLPICNQALILTHPIQTNFMGPGHSFSMQPNIPLTVLSTINTLSLNDATAANGPCAPNPSSTISNAIPSTASGSLLPVNPMSSATISGNNTHQSKSSTYNSITVPVKALADSACDQDADVSSTNFTDTDHLESNLHTSLVSETAPKKPSPDPAHSSGPSNIHQDYLSTITEKCSRQTLDNQPSTKDYSRPKHWSVGMPTTFRQLVETTSIPVTSKDNLNTTPPADSTPCSTSEDLDGERTTHDKTVRSAFDYREVKKEDNESSVTLEHFRRQIKQLKRSLRVSLECLPISLPPSGQPLPEFHLTTDASTGHTFVQESQGGQVYQVWRWHKDPLPSRSSSCSVSQDSDSSSASDVEFCAVCLSAGAPLLCAKCGYAFHYDCHIPPILKKPCKDWVCLLCQDVNETVVYGSEEMRTPNLSLEDQRKCEKLLFGLLCEENKSLLFSATKNHSKTAEFDIILGRLLGKRKPPYRTVAELVSDVWTLFDILMMNSERKNMVAKLKQSFQHQLNESFGKSLHASLLNHSSSKDPSRTPETETEQEKHRNTLKRMREFFTANCGTAAKKSCTDKGKEKDGCEDNYSC
- the LOC113059133 gene encoding ras-related and estrogen-regulated growth inhibitor-like protein — its product is MVVLDKPNLQLGSKTMDGNQHKEANVLLLGAENVGKSALTVRFLTKRFIGEYGDIESIYSHIDKTDGREIALNIWDSLYPQSCETTESISDKQLQWADGVILVYSICDRSSFEVVRQQVQLIRRTRKLSASTPIIIVGNKRDLLHQRAVSSEEGRLFALSADCGFFEISAAETYHGVLLVFNEILDLIKESKALKKGMVGIKGIVRSVSAVFGKKRE